The genomic interval TCGTCCGCAACCGCGAGCGCATCGAGCTCGTCTCCGACTACCGCAAGGTCGAATCGTTCCTCGACGTCTGCGACGCCGTCTTTATGTGCCTGCCGACGCCCGAGATCGGCGAGACCGGCGCCTCCGACCTGTCCTACTACAACGCCGCTGCCGACCGCCTGGCCAAGGCCCTAGCCCGCCGCAACAAAGGCCGCCAGACCCAATATGTCGTGCTGGTCAACAAGAGCACCGTCCCCGTGGTCATGGTCGACCGCACCGCCGAGATTCTGCGCAAGCGCGGGGTGCGGAACTTCGGCATCGTCTCCAACCCCGAATTTCTGGTCGAGGGCAAGGCCGTCTCCGGCTCGCTCAAGCCCGACCGCATCGTCGTCGGCGCCTGGCGCGAGCGCGATTTCGCCGTCATGCGCCGCATCTACCAGCGCTTTGTCCACGCCCCCGGCGTCGAGTATGTCGAGGTCAACCCCAAGGAGGCCGCGGCCGGCAAGCTGCTGGCCAACTTCGTTCTCTTCAGCAAGCTGGCCGTCTGCTTTGACGTCATCGGCCGCACCTGCGAGGCTTTCCCCGACCTGCAGTTCGAGAACGTCCGCCGCATCCTGGCCGGCGATCCGCGCATCGGCTCGTGGGGCCTCTACAACAGCCTTTACGCCGGCGGCTCGTGCCTGATCAAGGACGCCCGCTCGCTCTCGGCCCAGCTCAAAGAAGCGGGCAAGGAGCCGCATCTGGTCAACGAGACTTATCTGGCCAACAGGCGTCAACTGCTGGGGTTTTTGGACCGGGCCGAG from Candidatus Aminicenantes bacterium carries:
- a CDS encoding nucleotide sugar dehydrogenase produces the protein MPYKKKPAAAAPSFTLVSVPFLSLSSVNILYIGAGFVGACSAAVSADSGHRTLVYDIDERRIAMLGSGDRDTIENCLFEEGLGDLLVRNRERIELVSDYRKVESFLDVCDAVFMCLPTPEIGETGASDLSYYNAAADRLAKALARRNKGRQTQYVVLVNKSTVPVVMVDRTAEILRKRGVRNFGIVSNPEFLVEGKAVSGSLKPDRIVVGAWRERDFAVMRRIYQRFVHAPGVEYVEVNPKEAAAGKLLANFVLFSKLAVCFDVIGRTCEAFPDLQFENVRRILAGDPRIGSWGLYNSLYAGGSCLIKDARSLSAQLKEAGKEPHLVNETYLANRRQLLGFLDRAEKEAGFSWAGKKVALLGVAFKRSTNDIRNTPAIDLARVLSSRGTAEIRIYDPAAMDSFKVLFPPSRKIKYFPNEARAVDAADAVIIATDWPQFRGLGELLRGLKGRPLIMDGRRMLQHFYPDLRKAGFSIIAVGSAFK